The genome window ttaGCATGTTGGGTTGGTGCTTTGTCATATGTCTATTGATTAGACTCGATATTTAAGTCAGTCATATCATCTCCACCTCCAATCGTTCTTTAGTGTGAGATTCTATCCATCTAAGAACATAACGttcacaaaaagaattaattgattgattgatatATCTAAATATGTTTCTTTATTATGAAACTACGTGCGGAAGCATACACGATTAAAAAAAGGGATCACACGTCGAGGACAACTGTTGATGAGCTAAAAGGATGTCTTTCCGACCGGCGACGGAGAAGACGACATGTTGAGTGGGTGGAGACAGCGGTGATCGGTGCAGTTGCGACATCGACGTCAAGCGTGTAACACACTTTGACTTTATTACGAGGGCTCCTCTCATGCGTAGTGTTTCAGTGGACACGTCATCCTCTTTATTCTTATTTTGGGAGAACCAATTAGGTTAGGTTATTAAATTGGGGGGCTTTTCAAAGGAAATTTAAATTGTAATATGGTTTACTATGTCTTTGTTATTTTATAAAATGTTATTAAATGATTTATCGTCACTGGAATGAACCCTAAGAAGTCATTATTAAACTATCTTTGATATTAGACTTTTAATGTTAAGAAGTCATTATTAAACTATCTTTGATATTAGACTTTTAATGTTGAGTCGCAATTGATATTTGTCTAAtatctatttatttttaattgtaCTACACAATGAGAGCTTATTTGTTTCGgaacataatatttatttaaaaacttTAATAGTTGTTATGTGATAGAGAATACTTTGACAATTGATCACTATCCAGATATTAGATGTTGATACGGAGGATGAGGGCcaagtccccccctcccccccactcGCTAGTGATGTGAGGGTAATAATGACTTATCGATCCCTATGGATAATGGTCTATGGGAGGGTGTTCGAATTTATCCTATCGGTAACCATGGACAATGGTTCCCGAacgatcattcaaacttgttcgtCCTTAGTCAACCTCCGTGGACGACAACCCATAGGAGGCTGTTTGGGCCTATCTCCCTTGTGAACAAAACACCAAAGAAATATTGTTATGACGGTTACAAGCAGTCCTCTCGATCGCTCAAGTATAAAAGTTGACCCTCGGTGCTTGCCCAAGGGACAGACCTCTTTTCAAAAAATCCATTCACACTATATACTATCCCAAAGCTAACCTAAGTATTAGAAGAGTCGGGTTGGGAAACTCCTTATGACATCGGTCTTTGTGTGGGAATGTTCTAAGAAGCTGGACTCCATCTCGACCCAAGACTATCTTAGATACTCAAAGTCTTCTCGAAGATTACCTTGGAGGCCTCGAAGCCCCACCAACTATCTCATAGGACGATCACGAGGGTTTTTCAAATGATCCCATATCTTTGGGTCAAGACCAAGTCATGTCGACTCACGATCAACGATACTCACCCTCATAACATTATGTGTTAAAAAAATGATTAAATGAtagcatcaaatattttttttttcctaatcgaATATGCCACTTGTAAGAGAAAGCTTTATTTACGACcattgttttgaatttttttttcttgaacataCACGATGCTTTGAATGATTTTGAATATAcacatcatattatatatatatatatatatataactcactAATCGTAGCTCCTTGTATGGCTGTTTAGTCAGCACAAGAGGTGGGACCCAAACAATGTATTAACCACCTAATCATAGGGATCGTACCAAATCCActtatatcataaaatatttctttgaGCTCAACTTACTATAAAGTCTACTAATTTACTATTACTTAGCCTAACTTATTATAAAGCTcactaatttattattattaagttaTTGTTCACTCGTGACTCCACTTTTCATCTCAGTCCTAACTTAAGCGTCAAAAAGATTCGATTGGACACCCCATCCGATTTTGATCGTCGTTCGTGTTTAGCACCTCAATGGACACTCGAGCCACCCTCTTGGTTATTTTCGGACTCATAGCACATGTGACTCAAAATCAAGTTGGCCGATAAAGATATCATCGACATCCACATCACCACACACAAAGATTTGAGAGCTTATGCATGCTTAACTTTTGATTTGTTCTTTTCGATTTCATAGTCGAAAAATCTTAATGATCGAAAACATCGAGACCAGTCGCTAACAAACTCCAATCGAAGAATtacgaagagaagagaagagaagagaagataaaAGGGATCAAATTACAGAATATTTGAAGGGTCTCTCCATCCAAACAATTGCACCGCAACGAGCGAAGAAGCTCAATGGACGAGGTAGGTAACGAAGAGCGCCAGAAGCATCAACACATAAGCAATTCCTTGATCGATGGCCTTCCCTGCACCACATGCACCGACGACGACGACAATTACTCCACCATCGACAGcaacaagagaaaaaagagagcGTTTGCACTCACCATCAAACTTCCTTGAGCTGGTCATCGTCGAGGTTGCGATGTCTTGGCAAAGACAAGGGTGCAAGAGAACCGCGAGCAAAGCATAAGCAAAGAGGAGAGCGTGAATCTTCAGTGAAGCCATCGCGTCTATCTGCCTGCAGGAAGCGAGGAGAAAGGTTGGACTCGAGATGAAGAGGCCTTCGGCGTCGtacggagtatttataggccatcGTCTACATCGATAGGTTTGACTCGTGGTGGTATATATTTAGCGGACGTACAGCATACGTTGAGGTCTTCGGCAGTTGGAAGGTATTGATGTGGGCGGCTCGAGTCATTAATGGCAGAGAAGGAGAAGCCATTGGAGGAAGCGATCGGCCATTTCTGACGGAGTCATAGGTTTGATCCATGAAATTTCATGAATATTTATTATGACTGGTCAATTACGTCTTCGTTTACTACTCGTGAAATCAATCGAGTTCTTCcataaaataaaatgatgcacATGTGACGTCTCTGAAAAGATTTTATGACACTAACGACTCTCCAAGGGAATAAGCTTTGGTTGTACCACACGTTAGCTTAAGTCATGATCTTAGAGAACACAATATTTGATTTCTAAGTCAAAATTGGTTGTTCCATTGAAGTGTTGACTTCGAACCTATGGATGCTCTTTTTCATATAATGTGGTTTTAGGACCGTTACACTTGTAAATATGCATTGATGTCATGCATCGTCGACTTTGGTGGAGTCATATTACGTCGAATCCATGGGGTGTGTGGCGTGCAACGGTCATAATGTGATCGGTAATATTTGAGGCGCAATGCCACATCAATCATATATGATCAAAATATCAGacaatatcattattttttactACATTATTATTTTCATAGTGTGGCTTTAGGATTATTACACATATATATTGATGTCACGCATCTTTAGCACGCCGAGACGTAATGTTGAGGTATCGATCACATAACACTAAAATCGACTAATAACTTGACACTAAGCAATTGGGTTTGCAGTAGCCGTTGAGCTTTAATATCGTCAAGCATTAACTACCTCTTTAAAATCGCAAACAACTGTATGCAGTTACTCAAAGTTATCAAGCTTTCATAAGTGACTAAACCATAGTGCAGAAAAAAATTGCATGCTAAACCAATATGTGAAAATGTTTTTCTTCCTAAAATGCAGAACAATTCATAGATAGAATTGGACATGTAAAAATTATGTCTAATTGCCTTCAAAACCATCGATCTCAACCATTTCTCTGTTTTGAATACAAAATGAGTTGACTTGACTATGGAAAGAGAATTAGCGTTCAACGAATTCCCATAGCATTTGGAACATAGCCACAGTGAAATGCATGTTTAGTGTTACAAAATTTAGCATGTCACACATTGCCTTTGGATACAGAGAAAAAATGATATTCCAAAATGAAAAGGTTGGAAGATGTTGCCAATATTATACACTTCAATTCGATGTTAGTCTATTTGAACATGAATTTCCACACTTCCCGTACATTTGAGGAGCCATCAGCAACTTCAGCAAGCAAACAGGCGGTCAATATACCTGGAAAGAAGTTGCAAAGAATTCTTAGTatagatcaaacaagatgacaaAGGATGCCGCTATTCGAATATTTATGCATGTCATCCACCCACATTACATTATATGCACATCAAGTACCTGtgataattaatttcataatatCTGCTACCTGAGACAGATAAAAAACAAATACTCCACACTCTTAACAATTGGAGAAGAGATTCTGCCGAAGCGTACATTACATCGACATGTAGATATACGTTGCAAACAAATTCTGACACAGATGCTTAATGtttcttatttctttttcttttcatgctGGCATCTGCAGTAAATTGAACATAAATACTACAGATCGGGGCCTATCAACCAGCATAACCATGATCATGAAATGAAAACTTTTAGAGGACTGAGGCAAGGAAGAAAATGACAGCAGGATGAAAGAATGCAAGAACATGCTAAAATTCACAGTTTGAACAAAGCATAACTCACCATCTTCTTCGACCAGATTTACAAATTGTCTTGTACCACCACCAACGCCAAAATAGTGTTTCTTTCCTGCCATATAGACAACTCCAGATGGGCGGTGCATGCACTGCAATGTATATGATTCTCAGGAGATCATATCGATAGAACTACTTGGAAGCATGATCGACTGAATCTTTTTGAAGGAAAGGCACTAACCCTTTTAATAAGCTCATAGAGACAATGAAGGGAGGACAGTGCATACACAGTTTCTGCCATCAGAATAACATCATAGCCATCACATGACTTTTCCTCTAAACCACCATTTGTTGCTTTTCGTTGGTCAGCGCTACAAACATAGGGGAGCAGCTGATGAATTTCATTCCAATCACCAGCAAAAAAACGAACGTCAGCGGTGATGTTGGTTGATGTCTTGCTTGTAAGCAGTGGCTGTTGTTGGTTCAACTCTTTCTTTAGGTTCACTGTCACATTTGGTATGGTTAGACTACGAAGCACCTCAGCATTGAAATCTTGGAAGTGGATAACTGCTGCACCCTGAAATACTAAAAAGTTGAGAAATTGCAACAGATAACATAGGTATCATAGCTGCTGAGGCAGAGAGCATACCTTGAGGCCTGCAAAGATCCCTGGTAGGCCATGACCACATCCAAGCTGAAAGATGACCCAAGGATTACCGGCAAACGTGAAACAAATGGTTAAACGTACTTATTAGCATAACTACAACAAAGTACTGCGCCCACCCAAGAACAAACTGTCATGGTTTTCACAATTTTGAGGCCAGGAAAAAGTATATCTATTTGCATTAATGAAGAACAGGCAACCAATACGAAAATTTGACCCGATACCAACAATAGAAACAACTCAAGAATAAGAAAGACAAACTGTAAAATTCAAAACACATTAACTACTTTCTTGCACTAATCATAAAATCTCCCGGTAACTAAAAGGCAGATAAATGAACATTAAGTGTGAATGTTTAAAACACTCAAGAGATTGGTTGGTATCTGAGAAACAACAAAGTTGttcaatataatattataaaccaAAGACAGTGATATCAGAAGTGACTCTTTCGTCCACAGAAAATGAGGAACATGTTATTGCTAATATCGGGCAATCCAGTTATGCATGCCACTCATAGACTACCAACAAACCATCACCTTTGATACCCAAAGAACTTCCATTATGGATGTCATAATTTCTATAGAAACTTATCAGGAAACGTTGAAAAAAAAGAACTGTTATCTGCACCTGCTTTATAGGAACCTTCTGACATTGAATATTTTCATTCTGATATGTGTCTATTAACATCAACTAGAATGATTTAATACAGATGCTAGTAGCCAACCGATGCCTCAGCATGAAACCAGGCACATGCATGTGTTTATTAAGTAAGCTGTTATGTGTTAATTGTAATGATAAGTGTACCAAGACATCAGCATTTCCTTCGGAAAGCACAAGAAATAGTGATGGTTATGAGGCAAATAGTTCCCGAAAACAAATGGAACTAAGCATGCACATCGGTATCGGTTCAAAGGAAAAAAACTCAAACCTAATGCAACATAATTGATTGCAAGACAATGAGTCCCTAATTACCATGGCATATTACATTCTAGAGAGCACAAATATCACCTGGGGATCAAGCAACCGACCTCTAAAACTCGCTTTCCACTGAGCATCAGCACGCCTTCTTCAATCTCCGAATGCAATTTTTTGACAAGGTCAAGTGAGCCTTCCCACAGCTTCAGCCCCCCTGGCAAGAGCAGTAAAACCAATTTCTCTCTTAGCCACATCCTTGATTCCATTTAGCCAACATCAGCAAGTAGAAGGAAGAAGAGCAAAGGGAAAACGGTTGCACCTTCATACTTTCCTGGGACCAAATCCGAGTTGGCCACTCCGAACACATCAAAAGTGCTAACTCTTCCCTACAAGAGGATCAAAGACAGGAAGTTAAAGCAAATAAAAAGATGGAAAATGCTTGATATGCGCAGTGAAAACGATtaccttaagaagggtaaggccGTCGTCGATGACGATAGGCTCTACCTTCGATTTCGGCTCCGACGATTCCTGGAAGGAAAAAAATGAAGGATTTTTTTAGGGGAAAAACATCGGGTTATAGAGAGGTCGAGAGATGAGGCAGAGAGAGTTACCTCCTCGCAGGGGAGCACTTCCACGGCAGGTGGCGGTGGAGGAAGGGGGTCATTGGAAGGAGCAGGTGGCCCAAATCCAAGGCTGGAAAGAGAGAAGCGAGGGTACGATTGCTGCGGGAGAAGAGTCGCAGTGAAGTAAAACAGAGAGATCAAGAAAGGTGGGAGAAGGGAAAGGTAAGGAGTAAAAGAGACGATGACAGAAGTGTGAGAGGGGCACTACCTCCGCCTTGGCGGGGTTCGGGACGTTGCTCTTCTGCATGGCGGATTCTGAGCGACGAAGAGAGCGACGAGGGAGGAGGGACGGTGACGGCGGCGGCGAATGGGATCGCGTAGTGGCCGAGGGAGACGGTCTTCACTAAGGGTCGGGTCGGGTGACCTTTAAATGATCCAATAAAGTCCAATTCGGGCCCAACCCAAAGTCTTGCGTTCTGTTTGCTTCTATCTACTTCGCGTTCGGGTTGTTGTGAAGCCGATGGGACAGAGACAGGTTAGCGGAAGAGGGTAGAGAGCGGTtctcttatctctctctctctctccctctcccaccCCCCGCGCCCGCCCCTCTTTGTGTGGCTTCCTAGGGTTTCGTCTTCGATCGATCCGTCCTGTCGATCGCGGTCTTCCCGGAATCGATGGCGAGGAAGCGGAAAACGGAGGCGACGCGACTCGATGAGGTGGATCGCACGCTGTATTCGACCTTCTGCAGCGCCGCCAACTCGCTCTCGCAGCTGTACACGCAGGCCATGAACCAGCAGAAGATATCCTTCCAGGCCGGGGAGCGCCATGCCCTGGTTAGGTCCTCTCTTTGCCGCGCCCACCCCACCCCACCAACCCCCccaccaacccccccccccctttctccCATCCTTATCTATTTCCAAGGCTTCGTCGTTTGTTGCTTTGTTTTCCTTGTTTTGAAGTCGACGATTAGTTTTATGGCTTCTTATTCTTTCTTGCATATAATCATATGATgcaggactaattacatattatccctgtAGTTAGTTATGTTTAGCGTTTGGATCCTCATACtttcttatactttaaaaaattatattgacatctttATAGTTGctaaagtgaaacatctaagtcTAGTTCTATTTACCCTAGCTATAATAATTTTACCAACGGAAACacgaaaataaaagataaaaatataattttaatatttggtgGTAGACGGTAACGTTGCTAGCGTTAACTCCAACGCAGTTGCCTGGCCACCTTCGACGACAACAAGGTTTGCTCTCATCGCGACGCCACCCGCCTTCACGAGAAGCGCACTGTCCACTTCATCGTCGCTTGTCCCGCGTTGCTCTGCATCTGTGTCGATGTTAACGCAGTTGTCGAGTGATATATGCTTCAATGCTGATGCATGACAACAGTGATGGCGTCGACGCAGATGGTGGTGGTCGTTGTGACGTCTACAGCGAAGATGGTGGCTGCCTCATCGCTGACCCGTTGGGCGAATCCTAGCCTCGACCCAAAGCTGGGGTCGTTGGAGCTCCTGCTATGTTAGTTTTGGCACCACCTCTCGATGATCTACCCTTTTGTTGCTCTACATTTGCGTCGGTGTTGACGCAGTTGCTGAGCGGCGAAATGGTTGCTCGACAAAAGGTGGTGCCATAATTGATGCTACAACGGGGGAAGCGGCAAGAGCTTCAGCGACCCCAGCTTCGGGTTGGATTCGCCCAACAGGTCAGCGGCGAGGTGGCCATCATCTTCGCTATAGACGTCGCGATGACCACCACCATTTGTGTTGACGCCGATGTAGTTACTGCTTGGCAACCGCGTCAGCATCAACGCAGATGTAGAGCAACGCGAGATGGACAACAATGAGGTCAGCGGCACGCTCCTCGTGGAGGCGGGTGGTGTCACGGGTGAGAGCGGACCTTATCGTCGTCGGAGGTTGCCAAGCAACTTCATCGGCATTGACGTCAATGCCAACGACGTCGCCGTCCACCATTGAACGTTAAAATTACCTAGTTGCCCTTTTTTTTTCGTGTTTTCGTTAGTAAAACTGACGTTAGGGTAAATGGATCTAAATGTTTCATTTTTGTAACTATAGAGATgtcaatgtaattttttaaagtgtAGGGACCGAGACGCTTAAGGTAGCCAACTAcagggggtaatatgtaattagccctttGATACAGTAGTGTTTTGATGTTGCAATACACTAATAGATTGATTTTGGTGTCAACACACATTACAATAAATGCACACGATAACTATTAAGTTATTCAACGATTTGGCAACCTATACATGCTTAACTTTTAATTTGTTCTTTTCAATTTTATAGTTGACAAATCCTAATGATTGAAAACTTTTGAGGCCAGTTGCTAAGAAACTTCAATTAGAGGGTGATGAAATTAAGTACCAAGAGAAGATAAAGGTATCAAATTACAAAGCTTTTTCAGGTTGATTTcagtgaacaaaattttatattttaaaggatTTCAAAATGAGCATATGCCTCGAGTTTTGAACTAGAAGTTGTGATGTATTTAAGCATTTGGCAGTTCATGCTCCTTCACTGTCATGTTATGTGTGATTATAGTCATTTATCACCATCGGTCAAGATGCACCTCTTGTTAGTGTTAACTAGACGCCCTATGATGGTTTTGCATTTTTCCCGAAGTTGTTTAGTTGTTGAGTTGATTAATAGGTCGCTTGTATCATTCATTAACATGTTAGGCAAAATTTCACATATCCCTTGGGAATGGGTGTTTCTGAAATTTTCCTTTGTATATCAAAATTAAGTGTTCATTTGTTGCTAAAAAATTACTTAAATATTTCTTGTCAGGGCACCTTGTTTCATTATCTCAAGGTCTTGATTCAAGATATCCGCATATTAAATTACCTCCAAGTTGTCATAATATAAACCAACATTTTATATAGTGATTAGTCTTGTAACCATTTACTGTAATGCAGTCATCGATTAAGATCCTTTCTTGATAGTATGTCTAAGAAGGTCAACTCCATCCAGAGGGCAAAGGACATAACAATCAAGCTAGTCATGATGTTGTGATGGATGCTTTGCATGATCGAGTCGCAAGAGGTCTGAGCATTGAATTCTAGCACCAGATTATGGGGTTATGAAATTGGATTTGGTGGATCAAGGTGATCTCAATGATGAGATTTGCGTAACTAAAGAGACATGATTCAGGCTAAAGTTTCATATACTTAGGGTgtcaaaataagatatttttcttaatcaaagagTGAAGAGGATGTTTTTAGCTTCTATCAATTAAAAAAGATGGTATTGGCTGGTTAATTGACCTTATGAAGGACATGCATCGAGTCCAGGTACACATTACTTCTACCAAGCAAAAAGGATGTTCTTGCCTTCTTGGCTGGTAGATTTACCTTAGGAAGCACATGCTTCAAATGCAGATACATTATTATCCTCTTTTTTCTTCTTGTAATGTTTACttattttttgtcttttttttttttttttttttctcttgtatcATCTTTTTCCATATAATCTATTGGCATTCTTTGGTGCTGGTGGACCGATTAGTATCATCTTTATGTCCCACTTtcggccaaccccacaccagatggCGGTCCCTCTTTTGTGTATACCAGTGGGAACGATGTTTGAGTTTTTTTCTGTGTCCTTGATATTGCCTTCTCTATTTGAAGTCTTATGTAACTCCTCTGAATTTGATGTCTTAACTACTTGTGtacttcttttttgttgtatgtTATGCAGGAGAAGCTTTATGAATGGATCTTGAGAAAACACGAGGAAGGGGGACGGGTTACAGTTGCTGATATAGTTACCCATATGCAGGTTCTATTATATTgattgttttctcttttatatacATCTTTTTTTCCATTTTGTTTCTCTATATTATTTGCATCAGCAACATCAAGAATTATCTTCTTGTTCCTTTTTGTttttatatattcaaatttgTAATTTAGTGCATACTTTGATTATGTTTAAGATTGCAATTTGATGTACATTAGCTCCTTTCTCATAATAGGACTTGGACTCTCTGTTTCATTGTTTTATTACCAAAATAGATGCTGGTTTTTCATTGACATGAACTTTTTGTGAACTAATATATGCTCTTTGCTATGCTTGTCAATATAAAAATGTATCTAGCTTCTTTCCTATATGTCGTGCATAATTACACCATCTGTTGCTTTTGAACTGacttatgaaatcaattttgtt of Musa acuminata AAA Group cultivar baxijiao chromosome BXJ2-3, Cavendish_Baxijiao_AAA, whole genome shotgun sequence contains these proteins:
- the LOC103978736 gene encoding uncharacterized protein LOC103978736 — protein: MQKSNVPNPAKAEQSYPRFSLSSLGFGPPAPSNDPLPPPPPAVEVLPCEEESSEPKSKVEPIVIDDGLTLLKGRVSTFDVFGVANSDLVPGKYEGGLKLWEGSLDLVKKLHSEIEEGVLMLSGKRVLELGCGHGLPGIFAGLKGAAVIHFQDFNAEVLRSLTIPNVTVNLKKELNQQQPLLTSKTSTNITADVRFFAGDWNEIHQLLPYVCSADQRKATNGGLEEKSCDGYDVILMAETVYALSSLHCLYELIKRCMHRPSGVVYMAGKKHYFGVGGGTRQFVNLVEEDGILTACLLAEVADGSSNVREVWKFMFK